In Monodelphis domestica isolate mMonDom1 chromosome 4, mMonDom1.pri, whole genome shotgun sequence, one DNA window encodes the following:
- the LOC100618612 gene encoding LOW QUALITY PROTEIN: zinc finger protein 845 (The sequence of the model RefSeq protein was modified relative to this genomic sequence to represent the inferred CDS: substituted 1 base at 1 genomic stop codon): LHQRIHVGENPYECNVCGKGFHHRSKLNIHQRAHTRKNPYQCNDCGKMFINDSKLILHQRIHIGEKPFKCNDCGKVFSHRSKFIIHQRIHTGEKPFKCHDCGKAFNQNSHLLQHQRIHTGEKPFKCDDCGKAFNQNSNLHQHQRIHTGEKPFKCNDCGKAFNQISHLLQHQRIHTGEKPFQCHDCGKAFNQNSNLHQHQRIHTGEKPFKCNDCEKAFNRSSTLLKHQRIHTGEKPFQCHDCGKAFNQNSHLLQHQRIHTGEKPFQCHDCGKAFNQNSHLLQHQRIHTGEKPFQCHDCGKAFNQSSHLLXHQRIHTNEMPFKCNDCGKAFNQSFHLLQHQRIHTAEKSFQCHDCGKVFSHRSKFIIHQRIHTGEKPFKCHDCGKAFNQNSHLLQHRRIHTGEKPFKCDDCGKAFNQNSNLHQHQRIHTGEKPFKCNDCGKAFIQISHLLQHQRIHTGENPFLCHDCGKAFNQNSNLHQHQRIHTGEKPFKCNDCEKAFNRSSTLLKHQRIHTGEKPFQCHDCGKAFNQNSHLLQYQRIHTGEKPFQCHDCGKAFNQNSHLLQHQRIHTGEKPFQCHDCGKAFNQSSHLFQHQRIHTNERPFKCNDCGKAFNQSFHLLQHQRIHTAEKPFQCHDCGKVFSHRSKLIIPQRIHTGEKPFKCHDCGKAFNRISNLLKHQRIHTSEKPFKCNDFGKAFNQSSNLIVHQRIHNGNLIKKS; this comes from the coding sequence ttacatcagagaattcatgttGGAGAAAACCCTTATGAATGCAATGTCTGTGGGAAAGGTTTCCATCATAGGTCAAAACTTAACATACATCAGAGGGCACATACTAGAAAAAATCCTTATCAATGCAATGActgtgggaaaatgtttattaatgactcaaaacttattttacatcagaggattcatattggtgagaaaccttttaaatgtaatgattgtgggaaagtCTTCAGTCATAGGTCAAAATTTATtatacaccagagaattcatactggtgagaagccttttaaatgtcatgattgtgggaaggcctttaatcagaattcccacctccttcaacaccagagaattcatactggtgagaagccatttaaatgtgatgattgtgggaaggcctttaatcagaattccaacctccatcaacaccagagaattcatactggtgagaagccatttaaatgtaatgattgtgggaaggcctttaatcagatttcccacctccttcaacaccagagaattcatactggtgagaagccatttcaatgtcatgattgtgggaaggcctttaatcagaattccaacctccatcaacaccagagaattcatactggtgagaagccttttaaatgtaatgattgtgagaAGGCATTTAATCGGAGTTCCACCCTCCttaaacaccagagaattcatactggtgagaagccatttcaatgtcatgattgtgggaaggcctttaatcagaattcccacctccttcagcaccagagaattcatactggtgagaagccatttcaatgtcatgattgtgggaaggcctttaatcagaattcccacctccttcaacatcagagaattcatactggtgagaagccatttcaatgtcatgattgtgggaaggcctttaatcagagttctCACCTCCTTTAacaccaaagaattcatactaaTGAGATgccatttaaatgtaatgattgtggaaaggcctttaatcagagtttccacctccttcaacaccagagaattcatactgctGAGAAGtcatttcaatgtcatgattgtgggaaagtCTTCAGTCATAGGTCAAAATTTATtatacaccagagaattcatactggtgagaagccttttaaatgtcatgattgtgggaaggcctttaatcagaattcccacctccttcaacaccggagaattcatactggtgagaagccatttaaatgtgatgattgtgggaaggcctttaatcagaattccaacctccatcaacaccagagaattcatactggtgagaagccatttaaatgtaatgattgtgggaaggcctttattcagatttcccacctccttcaacaccagagaattcatactggtgagaatcCATTTctatgtcatgattgtgggaaggcctttaatcagaattccaacctccatcaacaccagagaattcatactggtgagaagccttttaaatgtaatgattgtgagaAGGCCTTTAATCGGAGTTCCACCCTCCTTAAACACCAGAGAAtacatactggtgagaagccatttcaatgtcatgattgtgggaaggcctttaatcagaattcccacctccttcaataccagagaattcatactggtgagaagccatttcaatgtcatgattgtgggaaggcctttaatcagaattcccacctccttcaacatcagagaattcatactggtgagaagccatttcaatgtcatgattgtgggaaggcctttaatcagagttctCACCTCTTTCAacaccaaagaattcatactaaTGAGAGgccatttaaatgtaatgattgtggaaaggcctttaatcagagtttccacctccttcaacaccagagaattcatactgctgagaagccatttcaatgtcatgattgtgggaaagtCTTCAGTCATAGGTCAAAACTTATTATAcctcagagaattcatactggtgagaagccatttaaatgtcatgattgtgggaaggcctttaatcggaTTTCCAACCTCCttaaacaccagagaattcatactagtgagaagccatttaaatgtaatgattttggaaaggcctttaatcagagttcaaatttaattgtccatcagagaattcataatGGAAACcttattaaaaaatcatga
- the LOC130458913 gene encoding zinc finger protein OZF-like: MKTNSVEKSEKPGVTFGPFHLYSFQKSTNMYTGEKFYKCPQCRKAFNKSSKLILHQRIHVGENTYECNDCGKGFHHRSKLNIHQRAHTRKNPYQCNDCGKMFINDLKLILHQRIHIGEKPFKCNDCGKVFSHRSKLIIHQRIHTGEKPFKCHDCGKAFIRSSHLLQHQRIHTDEKPFKCDECGKAFNQNSNLLQHQRIHTGEKPFKCDDCGKAFNRNSNLLQHQRIHTGEKPFQCNDCGRTFNQNSNLSVHQRIHTSERPFQCNDCGKAFNRSSHLLQHQRIHTGEKPFQCHDCGKAFSQSSHLLQHQRIHTGEKPFQCHDCGKAFNQNSNLSVHQSIHTGEKPFQCHDCGKAFKQISHLFHHQRIHTGEKPFKCNDCEKAFNRSSNLLKHQRIHTGEKPFKCDDCGKAFIRSSTLLQHQRIHTGEKPFKCDDCGKAFIQSSTLLQHQRIHTGEKPFKCNDCGKAFNQNSHLLHHQRIHTGEKPFQCHDCGKAFNRNSHLLQHHRIHTGEKPFHCHDCGKAFNQSSHLLQHQRIHTGEKPFKCHDCGKAFNQSSNLIVHQRIHTGKLIKKS; the protein is encoded by the coding sequence ATGAAAACAAATTCTgtggagaaatcagagaaaccagGAGTCACATTTGGGCCATTTCATCTTTACTCATTTCAGAAAAGTACCAACATGTATACTGGAGAGAAATTCTACAAGTGCCCCCAATGTaggaaagcttttaataaaagctcaaaactcattttacatcagagaattcatgttGGAGAAAACACTTATGAATGCAATGACTGTGGGAAAGGTTTCCATCATAGGTCAAAACTTAACATACATCAGAGGGCACATACTAGAAAAAATCCTTATCAATGCAATGActgtgggaaaatgtttattaatgacttaaaactcattttacatcagaggattcatattggtgagaagccttttaaatgtaatgattgtgggaaagtCTTCAGTCATAGGTCAAAACTTATtatacaccagagaattcatactggtgagaagccttttaaatgtcatgattgtgggaaggcctttattcggagttcccacctccttcaacaccagagaattcatactgatgagaagccatttaaatgtgatgaatgtgggaaggcctttaatcagaattccaacctccttcaacaccagagaattcatactggtgagaagccatttaaatgtgatgattgtgggaaggcctttaatagGAATTccaacctccttcaacaccagagaattcatactggtgagaagccatttcaatgtaatgattgtgggaggacctttaatcagaattccaacctctctgttcaccaaagaattcatactagTGAGAGGCCAtttcaatgtaatgattgtgggaaggcctttaatcggagttcccacctccttcaacaccagagaattcatactggtgagaagccatttcaatgtcatgattgtgggaaggcctttagtcagagttcccacctccttcaacaccagagaattcatactggtgagaagccatttcaatgtcatgattgtgggaaggcctttaatcagaattccaacctcTCTGTTCACCAAAgtattcatactggtgagaagccatttcaatgtcatgattgtgggaaagcCTTTAAACAGATTTCCCACCTCTTTCatcaccagagaattcatactggtgagaagccttttaaatgtaatgattgtgagaAGGCCTTTAATCGGAGTTCCAACCTCCttaaacaccagagaattcatactggtgagaagccatttaaatgtgatgattgtgggaaggcctttattcGGAGTTCCACCCTCCTTcagcaccagagaattcatactggtgagaagccatttaaatgtgatgattgtgggaaggcctttattcAGAGTTCCACCCTCCTTcagcaccagagaattcatactggtgagaagccatttaaatgtaatgattgtgggaaggcctttaatcagaattcccacctccttcatcaccagagaattcatactggtgagaagccatttcaatgtcatgattgtgggaaggcctttaatcggaattcccacctccttcagcaccatagaattcatactggtgagaagccatttcattgtcatgattgtgggaaggcctttaatcagagttcccacctccttcaacaccagagaattcatactggtgagaa